The Microbacterium esteraromaticum genome contains the following window.
CGTGGGCGGTCTGCACGCCTGGGTGACCAACGAGCACGAACACGACGGCATCACGCGCGCCGGCGTTGCCGACCGTCTCTTCACCGCACTCGAGCGACGACTCGGGGGCACGGCGCGCACACGCTCGACCGACGATCAGGAGTGATGAATTGACCGGCACGCACGCTCACGGCGCCCGCTACGACGACACCGTCCATGTCGTGGACTGGGAGGGGAGCATCCCCAATCCGCGCTCGGCCACGACCGACCCTCGGATGCCGTCACTGGCGAAGGCTCCCGGCTTCGCCGAGTGGATGCGCACCGGCTGGGGTGACGCCGACCGCACGGCGCGGGTCGAGCCCGGCGCGGCCGACGCCGCCCGCCGGCACCGCGAGCGGCTGTCGCACGCGATGCCCGGGCAGTCGCTGGTCGTGCTGGCCGGACGCGCCCAGGCGCGGGTGCACGACAACTTCTTCGAGTTCCGGGCACACAGCGACTTCCTCTGGCTGACCGGATTCGCGGTCGAGGATGGCGTTCTGGTGATGACGCCCGCCGCGGGCGGTCACGATGCGACGCTGTACATCACTCCCCCGGCCCGTCCGGGTGCTGCGGCGTTCCACGCGGATGCTGCGCATGGCGAATTGTGGGTCGGCCCACTTCCGGGTGCGGCAGAGCTGGCATCCGCTCTCGATCTGAAGGTGCGTACGCTCGACGAGCTGAGCGTCCCCACCGACGCACTGATCGCGGGTCACGCCGTCGTCGGCGCCGGCACCGGCGCGCGTCTGGGCGGCCGCCACCGCTCACCGCTGCTCGCACGCACGCTGGCCGAACTGCGCGTCGAGAAGGATGCCTGGGAGCTGGCCGAACTGCGCTCAGCGGTGACCCACACGATCGATGGATTCGCCGCTGTGCGACGGGAGATCCCGCGCGCCGTCGAGTCCGGCGGCGAGCGCTGGCTGCAGGGCACCTTCGACCGGCATGCGCGGACGGTGGGTCAGGCGCCGGGGTACGCGTCGATCGTCGGGTCGGGGGCGAACGCCCCGATCCTGCACTGGGTCCGCGCGGACGGCCACGTCGATCCGGACGCCCTGCTGCTGCTGGATATGGGAGTGGAGAACCGCAGCGGGTACACCGCGGATGTGACGCGCACGATCCCCGCGAGCGGCCGCTTCAGCACGGCGCAGCGCGAGGTGCACGACCTCGTGGAACGCTCTCACCGGGCTGGGCTCGCCGCCGTGGCGCCGGGTCGGGACTGGCGTGATTTCCACACGGCGTGCATGGAGGTACTGGCGCAGGGACTGCATGACTGGGGCATGCTCCCGGTCTCGGTCGATGAGGCGTTGCACGCCGAGGGGCAGCACCATCGGCGGTACATCGTGTGCGGGGTCGGGCATCATCTCGGGCTCGACGTGCACGATTGCGGCGCCGCGTCGTACGCGCAGTACTTCGAAGCGCGGATGCGGCCGGGGATGGCACTGACCGTCGAACCGGGGCTGTACTTCCACGCCTGGGATGAGACTGTACCGCCCGAGCTTCGCGGCATCGGGGTCCGTATCGAGGACGATGTCGTCGTGACTCCCGAGGGCCATGAGGTGCTCAGTGCCGCTTTGCCGATCGATGCGGCGGGGCTGGAGCACTGGATGGATTCCGTCCTGTAGTATGTTACATGGCATAGGCGGCGCAGGTGCCGCCCCTGCCGGAAAGGAACAAGGATGTCTCAGAAGGCTCCCTGGCACGGCGTGATCGTCGCGTCGGCACTCCCGTTCACCGAGGATCTCTCCGTCGACTACGACCGGTTCGCAGAGCACGTGCGGTTCCTGGCCGACAACGGCTGCGACGGCATCGCTCCCAACGGCTCTCTCGGCGAGTACCAGAACCTGAGCGAGCAGGAGCGCGCGCAGGTCATCCGCACGGCGGTCGACGCCGCACCGAAGGGCTTCTCGGTGATGGCGGGAGTCGGAGCCTACGGCGCTCTGCAGTCCGCGCACTGGGCCGAGCAGGCGGCCGAGGCCGGCGCCGACTGCGTCATGCTGCTGCCCCCGAACACGTACCGGGCCAACCGTGAACAGGTCAAGCACCACTACGCGACGGTGGCCGCGGCCGGGCTCCCGATCGTCGGGTACAACAACCCGATCGACACCAAGGTCGACCTCGTTCCCGACCTGATCGCCGAGATTCACGCGGCGGGCCACATGGTGGGTGTCAAGGAGTTCACCGGTGATCCGCGCCGCATCTACGAGATCAAGGAGCTCGCACCCAGCATCGACATCCTGATCGGCACCGACGACAGCGTGCTCGAAGTCGGCATCGCCGGCGCCGTGGGATGGGTCGCGGGGTACCCGAACGCCATCCCGCGCGCGACGGTCGAGCTGTACCGCCTCTCGACGTCCGGCGATGTCCGCGATCTGGAGCGGGCGAAGGTGATCTACCGTGACCTGCACAAGCTGCTGCGCTGGGACACGAAGACCGAGTTCGTCGAGTCGATCAAGCTGTCGATGGACGTTCTGGGCCTGTACGGCGGCCCCAGCCGTCCGCCGCGCCTGCCCCTGCCGAAGGACGTCGCCGATCGAATCATCGCCGACACCGAAGAGGCCGCCGCAAAGGGCTACGGCGCCTGACCGGTGCTAGTTTCGTAGGCAGTGCCATACCAAATGGCACTGCCTACGTCTCTCTGATCGGCCAAACACATGTCGCAGTTCTCCGTCGTCACCCCGCTCCCGCCGGTGCAGAATCTCAGAGAGCGCGTGGAAGTCGCCCTCGAGGCCGCCATC
Protein-coding sequences here:
- a CDS encoding aminopeptidase P family protein, yielding MTGTHAHGARYDDTVHVVDWEGSIPNPRSATTDPRMPSLAKAPGFAEWMRTGWGDADRTARVEPGAADAARRHRERLSHAMPGQSLVVLAGRAQARVHDNFFEFRAHSDFLWLTGFAVEDGVLVMTPAAGGHDATLYITPPARPGAAAFHADAAHGELWVGPLPGAAELASALDLKVRTLDELSVPTDALIAGHAVVGAGTGARLGGRHRSPLLARTLAELRVEKDAWELAELRSAVTHTIDGFAAVRREIPRAVESGGERWLQGTFDRHARTVGQAPGYASIVGSGANAPILHWVRADGHVDPDALLLLDMGVENRSGYTADVTRTIPASGRFSTAQREVHDLVERSHRAGLAAVAPGRDWRDFHTACMEVLAQGLHDWGMLPVSVDEALHAEGQHHRRYIVCGVGHHLGLDVHDCGAASYAQYFEARMRPGMALTVEPGLYFHAWDETVPPELRGIGVRIEDDVVVTPEGHEVLSAALPIDAAGLEHWMDSVL
- a CDS encoding dihydrodipicolinate synthase family protein; translation: MSQKAPWHGVIVASALPFTEDLSVDYDRFAEHVRFLADNGCDGIAPNGSLGEYQNLSEQERAQVIRTAVDAAPKGFSVMAGVGAYGALQSAHWAEQAAEAGADCVMLLPPNTYRANREQVKHHYATVAAAGLPIVGYNNPIDTKVDLVPDLIAEIHAAGHMVGVKEFTGDPRRIYEIKELAPSIDILIGTDDSVLEVGIAGAVGWVAGYPNAIPRATVELYRLSTSGDVRDLERAKVIYRDLHKLLRWDTKTEFVESIKLSMDVLGLYGGPSRPPRLPLPKDVADRIIADTEEAAAKGYGA